From a region of the Triticum aestivum cultivar Chinese Spring chromosome 7D, IWGSC CS RefSeq v2.1, whole genome shotgun sequence genome:
- the LOC123168900 gene encoding uncharacterized protein has protein sequence MGRGRGRGRKPIANGRSHEDKMSSGEEVVPARKRRGRPQKQRAPDKVDLAEPKNSAAGVHGDAEGDDAKLKENDDPEGNGNKRNRAPKEESSNLDMEENSSSTRSSNDESTTTTRSSGFRQNGSRRKSTPRRAAEAGL, from the coding sequence ATGGGTAGGGGAAGAGGCAGAGGAAGGAAGCCCATCGCCAACGGCAGGAGCCATGAAGACAAGATGAGCAGCGGCGAAGAGGTCGTGCCTGcgaggaagaggagaggaaggcCCCAAAAGCAGCGCGCCCCCGACAAGGTCGATCTAGCAGAACCCAAGAACTCGGCAGCGGGCGTTCATGGCGACGCAGAAGGAGACGACGCAAAGCTCAAGGAGAACGACGACCCTGAAGGCAATGGCAACAAGAGGAACAGGGCGCCCAAGGAGGAGAGCTCGAACCTCGACATGGAGGAGAACAGCTCGAGCACCCGGTCCAGCAACGACGAGTCGACGACGACGACCAGGTCCAGCGGCTTCCGGCAGAACGGGAGCCGCCGGAAGAGCACGCCCCGGCGAGCAGCCGAGGCGGGCCTGTAG